The window AGCACCTAAAAGCGCCGCCGCCCACGCATCCCTTCCATCCTATAAACACTGTCAAAGAGCGCCCGAACGACTGGACGTCGCTTACTTCCACCCAGAACCGTCGGGGTATACCCGCCGCGGTCACTTTCGCGGCCGGGTCTGGGAATATAGCGACCGGCCCCAGCCTATGCAAGCCCTCGTAACGGCCTGTGGATAGGTTTTTCAGCCGGTTGCGGCCTCGGCGGGCGAACCTGCCCGGAGGTTTGGCCGCCGCCCGCAGCCGCCACGCTCACAGGAGCCCAAGCGCGCGGAGTTCGGCCACCAGCTTCGCCGGCAGATCGTCTCCCTTCCCCGTGGCCGCGACCAAGTCAAGGGGTGCGGCATCGGCTTCGAGATAGCGCCAGCCCTGCATCGCTCGCATCGGCCGCGGCAACGTCGGCACCAGCTTGCGATCCAGCACCAGGGCGCAGCCGGTCCAGCCGTCAGCATCGGTATGACGTTCGATCTTCTTCAGCCGCTGGCGGACCCGAATCTGGCCGCGGATAATCCAGTAGAGCGAGCCCTCATCGAGCAGCTCGTCGGCGCGCTTGGGCATGTTGCGGGTGTAGTGGCAGAGGCGGCCCTCGGTCTTGAGTCGGCGCCGCTGGGCTTGAGCCAGCTCGTCGATGTCGCCGATGCCGACACACATTTTCAACAGATGGAGGGGCATGGATCCAGAATGCGCGTGGAGTGAGAATTAAGCCGCCGCCGGGCGGCCTGCCAAGACTTGGGCCACCCTGGAGGCGCTCGGCCGGCCAAGATACTCTGAGATGAACCGGCCGGCAGCAGCGAGCTTCTCGAGATCGACGCCGGT is drawn from Pseudomonadota bacterium and contains these coding sequences:
- a CDS encoding DUF1489 domain-containing protein, which gives rise to MPLHLLKMCVGIGDIDELAQAQRRRLKTEGRLCHYTRNMPKRADELLDEGSLYWIIRGQIRVRQRLKKIERHTDADGWTGCALVLDRKLVPTLPRPMRAMQGWRYLEADAAPLDLVAATGKGDDLPAKLVAELRALGLL